A section of the Streptomyces sp. V3I8 genome encodes:
- a CDS encoding DUF4442 domain-containing protein produces MSIGELLAATVPMVRTLKLEYLETTPEKAVLALPDQSEYHNHVGGPHAGAMFTLGESASGAVVLAAFGDQLARAVPLPVSAGIAFRKLARGPVTATATLGRPAADVVAELDAGGRPEFPVTVAIRREDGAVTGEMTVVWTLRPDG; encoded by the coding sequence ATGTCGATCGGCGAGCTGCTCGCCGCCACGGTGCCGATGGTCCGGACCCTGAAGCTGGAGTACCTCGAGACCACTCCGGAGAAGGCCGTGCTCGCGCTGCCCGATCAGAGCGAGTACCACAACCATGTGGGCGGGCCCCACGCCGGCGCGATGTTCACGCTGGGGGAGTCGGCGAGCGGGGCGGTCGTGCTGGCGGCGTTCGGCGACCAGCTCGCCCGGGCCGTGCCGCTGCCCGTCAGCGCCGGGATCGCGTTCAGGAAACTGGCCAGGGGGCCCGTCACGGCCACCGCCACCCTGGGCCGCCCCGCCGCCGACGTCGTCGCCGAGCTCGACGCGGGCGGGCGCCCGGAGTTCCCGGTCACGGTCGCCATCCGGCGCGAGGACGGCGCGGTGACCGGTGAGATGACGGTCGTCTGGACACTGCGCCCCGACGGCTGA
- a CDS encoding LacI family DNA-binding transcriptional regulator has product MGHPYAIREIARQAGLSEATVDRVLNGRGGVRESTARSVHQAVTDLDRQRTQVRLTGRTFMTDVVMQTPERFSSAVRAALEAELPSLSPAVMRCRFHFRETGAPDDLIATLDRIAGRGSQGVLLKAPDVPGVTAAVGRLVAAGIPVVTLVTDLPASGRLAYVGIDNRAAGATAGYLMGQWLGDGPGHVLTTISRGFFRGEEEREMGFRATMRTLRPARRLVEVTDSDGLDATQYDLVLDALRQDPRIRAVYSMGGGNNATLEAFDAIGRQCAVFVAHDLDHDNARLLRAGRLSAVLHHDLRQDMRTACRAVIRAHDALPADPSPALPSAIQVVTPYNMPPETPLVAAGT; this is encoded by the coding sequence ATGGGCCACCCCTACGCGATCAGGGAGATAGCCCGTCAGGCGGGCCTCAGCGAGGCGACCGTGGACCGGGTCCTGAACGGGCGGGGCGGGGTCAGGGAGAGCACGGCACGGTCGGTGCACCAGGCCGTCACGGACCTCGACCGGCAGCGGACCCAGGTCCGGCTCACCGGCCGCACCTTCATGACCGACGTCGTCATGCAGACACCGGAACGGTTCTCCAGCGCGGTGCGCGCCGCGCTGGAGGCCGAACTGCCGTCGCTGAGCCCGGCGGTGATGCGCTGCCGCTTCCACTTCCGGGAGACTGGCGCGCCGGACGACCTGATCGCGACGCTGGACCGGATCGCCGGGCGCGGCTCCCAGGGCGTGCTCCTGAAGGCGCCGGACGTACCGGGGGTGACGGCGGCCGTCGGCAGGCTGGTGGCCGCGGGCATCCCGGTGGTGACCCTGGTGACGGACCTGCCCGCCAGCGGCCGGCTCGCCTACGTCGGTATAGACAACCGGGCGGCGGGTGCCACGGCCGGGTACCTGATGGGCCAGTGGCTGGGCGACGGCCCGGGGCACGTCCTGACCACCATCAGCCGCGGCTTCTTCCGCGGCGAGGAGGAGCGGGAGATGGGTTTCCGGGCCACGATGCGCACACTGCGGCCGGCCCGGCGCCTGGTCGAGGTCACCGACAGCGACGGCCTGGACGCCACCCAGTACGACCTGGTGCTCGACGCGCTGCGGCAGGACCCGCGGATCAGGGCCGTCTACTCGATGGGCGGGGGCAACAACGCCACGCTGGAGGCCTTCGACGCCATCGGGCGGCAGTGCGCCGTCTTCGTCGCCCACGACCTGGACCACGACAACGCCCGCCTGCTGCGTGCCGGACGCCTCTCCGCCGTGCTCCACCACGACCTGCGCCAGGACATGCGCACCGCCTGCCGGGCCGTCATACGGGCCCACGACGCCCTGCCCGCCGACCCGTCCCCCGCGCTCCCGTCGGCGATCCAGGTGGTGACGCCGTACAACATGCCACCGGAGACCCCGCTCGTCGCCGCCGGCACCTGA
- a CDS encoding phytanoyl-CoA dioxygenase family protein, with product MSRTLSEPQAPSGPRALSAPRAWLSADDCDLAAFRELVERDTDPADHPYAAAVERNVPLYDSASLRTEIRTPRGRRAVQAELVAALSDGPGIAVFKGAFPDRAVLDRATGVFDALIAGQRASGATAGDHFARPGANDRVWNALEKAGLLDPEAFADYYANDILALVSHAWLGPGHQVTSQINVVNPGGAAQTVHRDYHLGFLSDEAAAAYPAHVHRLSPVLTLQGAVAHCDMPVESGPTMYLPHSQKYEPGYLAWRLPEFRAYFEAQHVQLPLEAGDAVFFNPALFHAAGHNRSADIRRMANLLQISSAFGRAMESVDREALSNAVYPVLLRRRAEGASQEWLDAVVAACAEGYPFPTNLDSDPPVDGLAPPSQADLVRRFLGEGRSPDDLRAALRAAAGRRES from the coding sequence ATGTCCCGCACCCTTTCAGAACCTCAGGCGCCTTCAGGCCCCCGCGCCCTTTCAGCGCCCCGAGCCTGGTTGTCCGCCGACGACTGCGACCTCGCCGCCTTCCGCGAGCTGGTCGAGCGGGACACCGACCCGGCCGACCACCCGTACGCCGCCGCCGTCGAGCGGAACGTGCCGCTGTACGACAGCGCGAGCCTGCGCACCGAGATCCGTACGCCGCGGGGCCGCCGCGCCGTACAGGCGGAGCTGGTCGCGGCCCTCAGCGACGGACCCGGCATCGCGGTGTTCAAGGGCGCCTTCCCCGACCGCGCGGTCCTGGACCGGGCGACCGGTGTCTTCGACGCCCTCATCGCCGGGCAGCGGGCCTCCGGCGCCACCGCCGGCGACCACTTCGCCAGGCCGGGCGCGAACGACCGGGTCTGGAACGCCCTGGAGAAGGCGGGCCTGCTGGACCCGGAGGCGTTCGCCGACTACTACGCCAACGACATCCTCGCCCTGGTCTCGCACGCCTGGCTCGGCCCCGGCCACCAGGTCACCTCGCAGATCAACGTCGTGAACCCGGGCGGCGCCGCGCAGACCGTGCACCGCGACTACCACCTGGGCTTCCTGAGCGACGAGGCCGCCGCCGCGTACCCCGCGCACGTCCACCGCCTCTCGCCGGTGCTGACGCTCCAGGGCGCGGTCGCCCACTGCGACATGCCCGTCGAGTCCGGCCCGACGATGTACCTCCCGCACTCGCAGAAGTACGAGCCCGGCTACCTGGCCTGGCGGCTGCCGGAGTTCCGCGCGTACTTCGAGGCACAGCACGTCCAGCTGCCGCTGGAGGCGGGGGACGCCGTGTTCTTCAACCCGGCCCTCTTCCACGCCGCCGGACACAACAGGTCCGCGGACATCCGCCGCATGGCCAACCTGCTGCAGATCTCCTCCGCCTTCGGCCGCGCCATGGAGAGCGTCGACCGCGAGGCGCTGTCGAACGCCGTCTACCCGGTGCTGCTGCGGCGCAGGGCGGAGGGCGCGAGCCAGGAGTGGCTGGACGCGGTCGTCGCCGCCTGCGCGGAGGGGTACCCCTTCCCCACCAACCTGGACTCCGACCCGCCCGTCGACGGACTGGCCCCGCCGTCCCAGGCGGACCTCGTGCGCCGCTTCCTGGGCGAAGGCCGCTCCCCGGACGACCTGCGCGCCGCACTGCGCGCCGCCGCCGGGCGCCGGGAGAGCTGA
- a CDS encoding SDR family oxidoreductase, with translation MGLFADRDTGLLDGKVVLVNGGSQGVGAAVARAAAREGATVAVTGRRPGPGEALAAELTAAGAEARYVRADLADARQALGGVAEVIDAYGRVDCLVNSAGLTSRGTLLDTTPELFDAHIAVNLKGPFFAMQAAVADMVARGAPGTVVNIITSSEHGGQPFLAPYVAAKAGLAGLTRNAAHAHRWDRIRINGLNIGWTATEGEDATQRAFHDAGDDWRERAAERLPMGRLGQPDEIADFVVLLLSDRSGVVTGAVLDWDQNVLGGLD, from the coding sequence ATGGGACTTTTCGCGGACCGGGACACCGGACTGCTCGACGGCAAGGTCGTCCTCGTCAACGGCGGCAGCCAGGGCGTCGGCGCGGCCGTCGCCCGGGCCGCCGCCCGCGAGGGCGCGACCGTCGCGGTCACCGGCCGCCGTCCCGGGCCCGGCGAGGCCCTGGCCGCCGAGCTGACCGCGGCAGGCGCCGAGGCCCGGTACGTACGGGCCGACCTCGCCGACGCCCGGCAGGCGCTCGGCGGCGTGGCCGAGGTGATCGACGCGTACGGACGTGTCGACTGCCTGGTCAACTCCGCCGGGCTCACCTCGCGCGGCACGCTGCTCGACACCACCCCCGAGCTGTTCGACGCGCACATCGCGGTCAACCTCAAGGGCCCGTTCTTCGCCATGCAGGCGGCCGTCGCCGACATGGTGGCCCGCGGGGCGCCCGGCACGGTCGTCAACATCATCACCAGCTCCGAGCACGGCGGACAGCCCTTCCTGGCCCCGTACGTCGCCGCCAAGGCCGGACTGGCCGGGCTCACGCGCAACGCCGCGCACGCCCACCGCTGGGACCGGATCCGGATCAACGGCCTCAACATCGGCTGGACGGCCACCGAGGGCGAGGACGCCACCCAGCGCGCCTTCCACGACGCGGGCGACGACTGGCGCGAACGGGCCGCCGAGCGGCTGCCGATGGGCAGGCTCGGACAGCCCGACGAGATCGCCGACTTCGTCGTGCTGCTGCTCTCCGACCGCAGCGGCGTCGTCACCGGCGCGGTCCTCGACTGGGACCAGAACGTCCTCGGCGGCCTCGACTGA
- a CDS encoding Gfo/Idh/MocA family oxidoreductase, with product MRIGILGLGRIGAFHAETLSRLDVVESLVVADPFTGAVTAAVERFGAEAADSPEALLAAGVDGVVVAAATDAHPGLILAAVRAGVPVFCEKPVARTMKEGTDVLDAVLDSGVEIQIGYNRRFDAGFVAARAAVLGGELGPLHTVRSTTLDPAPPPAAYIAASGGIFRDCSVHDFDIIRWVTGREVTEVYATGSNRGEAYIADAGDADTTAAVLTLDDATLAVVSNSRHNARGYDVRMELHGFRDSIAVGLEDKLPLRSVEPGVTFPAGVPHDFFMDRFTEAYRAELSAFTDVVAGRLTSPCTVADALEAGWIAEACTLSLREHRTVTIEEVRGA from the coding sequence ATGCGTATCGGCATCCTCGGCCTCGGCCGGATCGGCGCCTTCCACGCCGAGACCCTCTCCCGGCTCGACGTGGTCGAGTCCCTCGTCGTGGCGGACCCCTTCACCGGCGCGGTCACGGCCGCCGTCGAGCGCTTCGGCGCCGAGGCCGCGGACTCGCCCGAGGCACTGCTGGCCGCCGGCGTGGACGGCGTGGTCGTCGCCGCCGCGACCGACGCCCATCCCGGCCTGATCCTCGCCGCGGTCCGGGCGGGCGTGCCGGTCTTCTGCGAGAAGCCCGTCGCCCGCACCATGAAGGAGGGCACCGACGTCCTGGACGCGGTGCTCGACAGCGGCGTCGAGATCCAGATCGGCTACAACCGCCGCTTCGACGCGGGGTTCGTGGCCGCCCGCGCCGCCGTCCTGGGCGGCGAACTCGGCCCGCTGCACACCGTGCGGTCCACCACCCTGGACCCGGCGCCGCCCCCGGCCGCGTACATCGCGGCCTCCGGCGGCATCTTCCGCGACTGCTCCGTGCACGACTTCGACATCATCCGCTGGGTCACCGGGCGCGAGGTCACCGAGGTGTACGCGACCGGCAGCAACCGCGGGGAGGCCTACATCGCCGACGCCGGTGACGCCGACACCACCGCAGCGGTCCTCACGCTGGACGACGCCACCCTCGCGGTGGTCTCCAACTCCCGCCACAACGCCCGCGGTTACGACGTCCGGATGGAGCTGCACGGCTTCCGGGACAGCATCGCGGTGGGCCTGGAGGACAAGCTGCCGCTGCGTTCCGTCGAGCCCGGCGTCACCTTCCCGGCGGGCGTCCCGCACGACTTCTTCATGGACCGCTTCACCGAGGCGTACCGTGCCGAACTGAGCGCGTTCACCGATGTCGTCGCCGGCCGGCTGACCTCGCCGTGCACCGTCGCCGACGCGCTGGAGGCGGGCTGGATCGCCGAGGCCTGCACGCTGTCCCTGCGCGAGCACCGCACCGTGACGATCGAGGAGGTACGCGGCGCATGA
- a CDS encoding Gfo/Idh/MocA family protein codes for MTIPAEPLRIGVLGAARIADQALVGPARATGHRLVAVAARDRSRAEAFAAEHDVERVLDSYADVIADPGVEVVYNPLANGLHGPWNLAALAAGKHVLTEKPSASNTEEAVEVQDAAGKAGTVFMEAFHYLFHPVTRRLHELLESGELGELRHVETLVAIPAPPAQDPRWSLSLAGGALMDLGCYGLHAQRMLAPWAGGAPTLLGARGGGREGAPEVDEWLDADLAFPGGATGSARCHMDHGELRMTCRIVGSRGEATAMNFVLPQRDDRVVVRTPAGERTEQLGKRSSYMYQLEALAAHVRGRAALPLDAQDAVATMRLIDDCYRGAGFAPRPRTEL; via the coding sequence ATGACGATCCCCGCCGAGCCACTGCGCATCGGAGTGCTGGGCGCCGCCCGCATCGCCGACCAGGCCCTCGTCGGCCCGGCCCGCGCGACCGGGCACCGGCTGGTGGCGGTGGCCGCCCGCGACCGGTCCCGGGCCGAGGCCTTCGCCGCCGAGCACGACGTCGAGCGGGTCCTGGACTCGTACGCCGACGTGATCGCCGACCCCGGGGTCGAGGTCGTCTACAACCCTCTGGCGAACGGCCTGCACGGGCCGTGGAACCTCGCCGCGCTCGCCGCGGGCAAGCACGTGCTGACGGAGAAGCCCTCCGCGAGCAACACCGAGGAGGCCGTCGAGGTCCAGGACGCCGCGGGCAAGGCGGGCACCGTCTTCATGGAGGCCTTCCACTACCTCTTCCACCCCGTCACCCGGCGCCTGCACGAGCTGCTGGAATCCGGTGAGCTCGGCGAACTCCGGCATGTCGAGACGCTCGTCGCCATCCCCGCCCCGCCCGCGCAGGACCCCCGCTGGTCGCTGTCGCTGGCCGGGGGCGCCCTCATGGACCTCGGCTGCTACGGCCTGCACGCCCAGCGCATGCTCGCTCCCTGGGCGGGCGGGGCGCCCACCCTGCTCGGGGCCCGGGGCGGGGGCCGCGAGGGCGCTCCCGAGGTGGACGAGTGGCTGGACGCGGACCTGGCCTTCCCGGGCGGCGCGACCGGTTCCGCCCGCTGCCACATGGACCACGGCGAGCTGCGGATGACCTGCCGGATCGTCGGCTCCCGCGGTGAGGCGACCGCGATGAACTTCGTCCTGCCGCAGCGGGACGACCGGGTCGTCGTCCGCACGCCCGCGGGGGAGCGCACCGAGCAGCTCGGCAAGCGGTCCTCGTACATGTACCAACTGGAGGCGCTCGCCGCCCATGTGCGCGGCCGGGCGGCGCTGCCGCTCGACGCGCAGGACGCGGTGGCGACGATGCGGCTGATCGACGACTGCTACCGGGGGGCCGGGTTCGCGCCCCGGCCGCGCACGGAGCTCTAG
- a CDS encoding Gfo/Idh/MocA family protein: MARSASLGVAVVGTGRMGADHVRRLHEVTNGAHVAAVVDVDAERVKRIADGIEGCSAYTDPAAAMAADGVDAVLVASPGTAHEAALMTAFEHDLPVLCEKPLTPGSASALRILEAEQRLGHRRVQVGFMRRYDAEYAQLKALLETGRLGRPLMLHNRHRNVSTPPGFTSEMLINDSVVHEMDITRWLLGQEITAVTVLKPTPSGNAPEGLQDPQFVVFETAGGAIVDVEINVNCGFGYQVQAEVVCERGTARIGDGHALVTQQAGRWGGGIAQDFTERFEDAYDRQMQAWVDATRRGEVTGPSAWDGYATAAVCEAGVRAQQEGGRIEVRLVDRPAFYG; encoded by the coding sequence ATGGCCCGGAGCGCCAGCCTGGGCGTGGCCGTCGTCGGCACCGGCAGGATGGGGGCCGACCATGTGCGCCGGCTCCACGAGGTGACCAACGGCGCCCATGTGGCGGCGGTCGTCGACGTCGACGCGGAACGGGTCAAGCGGATCGCCGACGGCATCGAGGGCTGCTCCGCGTACACCGACCCGGCCGCCGCGATGGCCGCGGACGGTGTCGACGCCGTCCTCGTCGCCTCCCCGGGCACCGCCCACGAGGCGGCCCTGATGACGGCCTTCGAGCACGACCTGCCCGTCCTGTGCGAGAAGCCGCTGACGCCCGGTTCGGCCTCGGCGCTGCGCATCCTGGAGGCCGAGCAGCGGCTCGGGCACCGCAGGGTCCAGGTGGGCTTCATGCGCCGCTACGACGCCGAGTACGCGCAGCTCAAGGCGCTGCTGGAGACGGGCCGGCTGGGCCGGCCGCTGATGCTGCACAACCGGCACCGCAACGTGTCGACCCCGCCCGGCTTCACCAGCGAGATGCTCATCAACGACTCCGTCGTGCACGAGATGGACATCACCCGCTGGCTCCTCGGGCAGGAGATCACCGCGGTCACCGTGCTGAAGCCGACCCCGTCGGGCAACGCCCCCGAGGGCCTGCAGGACCCGCAGTTCGTGGTGTTCGAGACCGCCGGCGGCGCGATCGTGGACGTCGAGATCAACGTCAACTGCGGCTTCGGCTACCAGGTGCAGGCCGAGGTGGTCTGCGAGCGCGGCACGGCCCGGATCGGCGACGGACACGCCCTGGTCACCCAGCAGGCGGGCCGCTGGGGCGGCGGCATCGCCCAGGACTTCACCGAGCGGTTCGAGGACGCGTACGACCGCCAGATGCAGGCCTGGGTGGACGCCACCCGGCGCGGCGAGGTCACCGGGCCCAGCGCCTGGGACGGCTACGCCACGGCCGCGGTCTGCGAGGCGGGCGTCCGGGCCCAGCAGGAGGGCGGCCGCATCGAGGTACGGCTCGTCGACCGCCCGGCCTTCTACGGCTGA
- a CDS encoding ATP-binding cassette domain-containing protein: MTDNTTSTDGDAPVTDAAVTDAAATDAPAAGPVAGPAAEDRTRNAAGDHGRPLVQLRGAGKAYGNVRALHGVDLAVHPGQVSCVLGDNGAGKSTLIKIISGLHQHTEGEYLIDGEAVRLSTPREALDRGIATVYQDLATVPLMPVWRNFFLGSELTRGPWPVRRLDSAAMKETADSELRAMGIVLDDLDQPIGTLSGGQRQSVAIARAVHFGARVLILDEPTAALGVKQSGVVLKYIAAARDRGLGVIFITHNPHHAYMVGDHFSVLRLGTMELSAARDDVTLEELTNHMAGGAELAALKHELAQVRGVDVDGLPGPEDVRAPLATAEGKS, from the coding sequence ATGACCGACAACACCACCTCCACCGACGGCGACGCACCGGTCACCGACGCGGCGGTCACCGACGCGGCGGCCACCGACGCCCCCGCCGCCGGCCCGGTCGCCGGCCCGGCGGCCGAGGACCGGACCAGGAACGCGGCCGGCGACCACGGGCGGCCGCTCGTCCAGCTGCGCGGGGCCGGCAAGGCGTACGGCAACGTCCGCGCCCTGCACGGCGTGGACCTGGCCGTCCACCCCGGCCAGGTCAGCTGCGTGCTCGGCGACAACGGCGCCGGCAAGTCGACCCTGATCAAGATCATTTCGGGGCTGCACCAGCACACCGAGGGCGAGTACCTCATCGACGGCGAGGCGGTGCGGCTGAGCACCCCGCGCGAGGCCCTCGACAGGGGCATCGCCACCGTCTACCAGGACCTGGCCACCGTGCCGCTGATGCCGGTGTGGCGGAACTTCTTCCTCGGCTCCGAACTGACCAGGGGCCCCTGGCCGGTCCGCCGCCTGGACAGCGCGGCGATGAAGGAGACCGCAGACTCCGAGCTGCGCGCCATGGGCATCGTCCTGGACGACCTCGACCAGCCGATCGGCACCCTCTCCGGCGGTCAGCGGCAGTCCGTGGCCATCGCCCGCGCCGTCCACTTCGGCGCCCGCGTCCTCATCCTGGACGAGCCCACCGCCGCGCTGGGCGTCAAGCAGTCCGGTGTGGTGCTCAAGTACATCGCGGCCGCCCGCGACCGGGGCCTCGGCGTCATCTTCATCACCCACAACCCGCACCACGCCTACATGGTCGGCGACCACTTCAGCGTCCTGCGCCTGGGCACCATGGAACTCTCCGCCGCCCGCGACGACGTCACCCTCGAAGAGCTCACCAACCACATGGCCGGCGGCGCCGAACTGGCCGCCCTCAAGCACGAGCTGGCCCAGGTCCGGGGCGTCGACGTCGACGGGCTGCCCGGACCGGAGGACGTGCGGGCGCCCCTCGCGACGGCGGAGGGGAAGTCCTGA
- a CDS encoding ABC transporter permease, translating into MTQATAPAASSSPPASPAAPKDGRTTQRSLSRRLAARPEIGALIAAVVVYVFFFAVASPFREASSLANVLYEASVMGIMALPVALLMIGGEFDLSAGVAVTTSALTASIWSFQLSMNVWTGVLVALVVALAVGAFNGWLLVRTGLPSFLITLGSFLILQGANLAVTKWYTGNVATDSISDMDGFDQAKAVFASEVTIGGVDVKITVFYWLIFAALATWLLLRTKFGNWIFATGGNQESARAVGVPVTFTKITLFMTVGAGAWFVGMHILFSFNTVQSGEGVGNEFLYIIAAVIGGCLLTGGYGSAVGAVIGAFIFGMVSQGIVYANWNPDWFKAFLGVMLLLAALVNLWVRRQATRR; encoded by the coding sequence ATGACCCAGGCCACGGCACCGGCGGCGAGCTCCTCGCCGCCGGCATCGCCGGCCGCCCCCAAGGACGGCCGGACCACACAGCGGTCCCTGTCCCGCAGGCTGGCGGCCCGCCCCGAGATCGGCGCACTGATCGCGGCGGTCGTCGTCTACGTCTTCTTCTTCGCGGTCGCCTCCCCCTTCCGTGAGGCGAGCTCGCTGGCCAACGTGCTGTACGAGGCCTCGGTCATGGGCATCATGGCGCTGCCGGTGGCGCTGCTGATGATCGGCGGGGAGTTCGACCTGTCCGCCGGCGTCGCGGTCACCACCTCCGCGCTGACCGCCAGCATCTGGAGCTTCCAGCTGTCCATGAACGTGTGGACCGGCGTCCTCGTCGCCCTCGTGGTGGCGCTGGCGGTCGGCGCGTTCAACGGCTGGCTGCTGGTCCGCACCGGTCTGCCGTCGTTCCTGATCACCCTGGGCTCGTTCCTGATCCTGCAGGGCGCCAACCTCGCCGTCACCAAGTGGTACACGGGGAACGTCGCCACCGACTCGATCAGCGACATGGACGGCTTCGACCAGGCCAAGGCCGTCTTCGCGTCGGAGGTGACCATCGGCGGCGTCGACGTCAAGATCACCGTCTTCTACTGGCTGATCTTCGCCGCCCTCGCGACCTGGCTGCTGCTGCGCACCAAGTTCGGCAACTGGATCTTCGCCACCGGCGGCAACCAGGAGAGCGCCCGCGCGGTCGGTGTGCCGGTCACCTTCACCAAGATCACCCTGTTCATGACCGTCGGTGCCGGCGCCTGGTTCGTCGGCATGCACATCCTGTTCTCGTTCAACACCGTCCAGTCCGGCGAGGGCGTGGGCAACGAGTTCCTGTACATCATCGCCGCGGTCATCGGCGGCTGCCTGCTCACCGGCGGTTACGGCTCCGCGGTCGGCGCCGTCATCGGTGCCTTCATCTTCGGCATGGTCTCCCAGGGCATCGTCTACGCCAACTGGAACCCCGACTGGTTCAAGGCCTTCCTCGGCGTCATGCTCCTGCTCGCCGCCCTCGTCAATCTGTGGGTCCGCCGTCAGGCGACCCGGAGGTAA
- a CDS encoding sugar ABC transporter substrate-binding protein yields MDRTSRPRSRRFALAAAAAAAALIVTGCSSDSGGKKAEEDSGGGSAGKADTPRMKVAMITHAAPGDTFWDLIRKGAQAAAAKDNVELIYSNNPDSAKQANLVQNAIDQKVDGIAVTLAKPDAMKSVVAKAEKAGIPVVGLNGGIEDWKKQGLLSYFGQDEFVAGEAFGEKLNTLGAKNAICVIHEQGSVSLEARCSGVKKTFKGKTTNLNVNGTNMPSVKSTINAKLKQDTSIDYVVALGAPFALTAVQSVDDAGSKAKVATFDLNKEMVKAVQDGDIEFAVDQQPYLQGYLSVDSLWLYKTNGNFSGGGQQPVLTGPAFVDKENVADVSKFAAKGTR; encoded by the coding sequence ATGGACCGCACGTCTCGCCCCCGCTCCCGCAGATTCGCCCTCGCCGCCGCGGCCGCCGCGGCGGCCCTGATAGTCACCGGCTGTTCCAGCGACTCCGGCGGCAAGAAGGCCGAGGAGGACTCGGGCGGCGGGTCCGCCGGCAAGGCCGACACCCCCCGTATGAAGGTCGCGATGATCACCCACGCGGCCCCCGGTGACACCTTCTGGGACCTCATACGCAAGGGCGCGCAGGCCGCCGCCGCCAAGGACAACGTCGAGCTGATCTACTCGAACAACCCCGACTCGGCGAAGCAGGCCAACCTCGTCCAGAACGCGATCGACCAGAAGGTCGACGGCATCGCGGTCACCCTCGCGAAGCCCGACGCGATGAAGTCCGTGGTCGCCAAGGCGGAGAAGGCCGGCATCCCCGTCGTCGGCCTCAACGGCGGCATCGAGGACTGGAAAAAGCAGGGGCTCCTGTCGTACTTCGGGCAGGACGAGTTCGTGGCCGGTGAGGCCTTCGGCGAGAAGCTCAACACGCTCGGCGCGAAGAACGCCATCTGTGTCATCCACGAGCAGGGCAGCGTCTCCCTGGAGGCGCGCTGCTCCGGTGTGAAGAAGACGTTCAAGGGCAAGACCACGAACCTCAACGTGAACGGCACGAACATGCCGTCCGTGAAGTCGACGATCAACGCCAAGCTCAAGCAGGACACGTCGATCGACTACGTGGTCGCGCTCGGTGCCCCGTTCGCCCTGACCGCCGTGCAGTCCGTGGACGACGCCGGCAGCAAGGCGAAGGTCGCCACGTTCGACCTGAACAAGGAGATGGTCAAGGCCGTCCAGGACGGCGACATCGAGTTCGCCGTGGACCAGCAGCCCTACCTGCAGGGCTATCTGTCGGTGGACTCCCTGTGGCTCTACAAGACGAACGGCAACTTCAGCGGTGGCGGGCAGCAGCCCGTGCTGACCGGTCCGGCGTTCGTCGACAAGGAGAACGTGGCCGACGTCTCGAAGTTCGCCGCGAAGGGCACTCGGTGA
- the iolC gene encoding 5-dehydro-2-deoxygluconokinase → MTESFDLITMGRIGVDLYPLQTGVPLARVETFGKFLGGSAANVAVAAARLGRATAIVSRTGDDPFGAYLHQSLKEFGVDDRWVTPVEAYPTPVTFCEIFPPDDFPLYFYRQPKAPDLEIRTDELDFFALRAAKIFWITGTGLSEEPSRSATLAALKARDKAGTTVFDLDWRPMFWKDPDEARPYYAEALRHVTVAVGNLDECEIATGVREPRACAEALLAAGVELAVVKQGPKGVLAVHRDGTTAEVPPVPVEVVNGLGAGDAFGGSLCHGLLGGWELERIMRYANAAGALVASRLACSSAMPTAAEVEELVASRG, encoded by the coding sequence ATGACCGAGTCCTTCGACCTGATCACCATGGGTCGCATCGGAGTCGACCTCTACCCCCTGCAGACCGGCGTACCGCTCGCCCGTGTCGAGACGTTCGGCAAGTTCCTCGGCGGTTCGGCAGCCAACGTGGCGGTCGCCGCGGCACGTCTGGGACGCGCCACAGCGATCGTCAGCCGTACCGGCGATGATCCCTTCGGAGCCTATCTGCACCAGAGTCTGAAAGAATTCGGGGTCGACGACCGCTGGGTCACCCCGGTCGAGGCATATCCCACGCCGGTCACGTTCTGTGAGATCTTCCCGCCCGACGACTTCCCGCTGTACTTCTACCGGCAGCCGAAAGCACCGGACCTGGAGATCCGCACCGACGAACTCGACTTCTTCGCGCTGCGCGCCGCGAAGATCTTCTGGATCACCGGAACCGGACTGAGCGAGGAACCCAGCCGCTCGGCCACCCTCGCCGCCCTCAAGGCCCGCGACAAGGCCGGGACCACCGTCTTCGACCTCGACTGGCGCCCCATGTTCTGGAAGGACCCCGACGAGGCCCGCCCGTACTACGCCGAAGCCCTCCGGCACGTCACCGTCGCGGTCGGCAACCTCGACGAGTGCGAGATCGCCACCGGGGTCCGGGAACCGCGGGCCTGCGCCGAGGCGCTCCTGGCGGCGGGCGTGGAGCTGGCCGTCGTCAAGCAGGGCCCCAAGGGCGTCCTCGCCGTCCACCGCGACGGCACCACCGCCGAGGTACCGCCCGTACCGGTCGAGGTGGTCAACGGCCTCGGCGCGGGTGACGCGTTCGGCGGTTCGCTCTGCCATGGTCTGCTGGGCGGCTGGGAACTGGAGAGGATCATGCGGTACGCCAACGCGGCCGGCGCCCTGGTCGCCTCCCGCCTCGCCTGCTCCTCCGCGATGCCGACCGCCGCCGAGGTCGAGGAACTCGTCGCTTCCCGCGGCTGA